GCGTGAGATCCAGCGATGCAGAGGACGCGCAGCAAAGCGGAACCGCCGCCCTGGCAAGATCCCGGAGCGGCGGCTTCGTTTCGATCGTCGATCTCTGCGATTTCCGGATCAGCGCGAGGCGGAGCCGTCCCTCCCGTCGACGATCTGCAGGGCGTACCAGGCGCGCTTCATCGCTCGCGTCTGGTCGCCCGTCGCCAGGGCCTCGCGGGAAAGGCGCAGGAGGAGGCGCGCGCGGCGCATCTCCGGCCCGGGCTCGGGATCGGCGCCCGCGCGGCGCTCGGCGTCGGCGATCAGGCGCAGCGCGACCGCCTCGGGGGCGAACTCGCGCGCGGCGCCGGCGGCGTCGGCCAGGCGGAGCACGGCGGCGCGCGTCTCGCCGCGCGCCAGCGCGGCTTCGGCCTCGGCGCGCGCGGCGGCGACGGCGGCCAGGGCGCGCTCCAGGTCGGGGTAGCGCCCGGCGCGCAGCCGCTCCCCGGCGCGCGTCTCCCACTCGCGCACGGCCGACACGGCGCCGTAGACCCGCGGCGCGGGCGGGTCGGCGGAAACCGAGGTGGCGGCTAGGCGCGCGGCCTGGCCGTCCATCTCCAGCGCCGTCTCCAGCATCCCCGCGCGGCGGGCGCGTGCGGCCTGCTGCTCCAGCGAGCGGACCCGGGTGGCGGCCTCGCGCGGCGCGTACGCCATCCACGTGCGCACCCCGGGCATCCCCGCGGGCGGCGTGACCGCGACCCAGGTGCGCCCCCCCGCCTGCTGCGCGAACGAGGTGGGAAGCGTGGGCGCGTCGCCGCACGCCGCGGCCCCCGCGCAGAGCGCGGCGGAGACGGCGATCAGGGCTGCCGACCGGCGGAAGGGTCGCATGGGGACCGGGATGTGGGGGAGATTTCCGGGCGCGGACCCGGAGCACTGGGAAGCTAGTGCGGGGCTTGAGGTTGGTCAACCGGCGCGCACCCCGTCTCCTTGCCGCGGCCGGGGGTGCGGGATAGGTTGACGGACGTTCGAACCGGCGGGGCGGCACGCCCCCGCGCACCCGCGACGCGAGCGATGACGGACGAGCGCAGCGCCTACGACGAGAAGCTGGAAAGCATCCTGCGCACGGCCGCGCGGATCTTTGCCGAGAAGGGATACCACCAGGCGTCGATCCGCGACATCGCGCGCGCCACGGGGGTGTCCCTGTCGGGGCTGTACTACTACTTCAACAGCAAGGAAGAGCTTCTCTTCCTCATCCAGGACCACGCCTTCGGCACGCTGCTGGACAACCTGGAGCGCAACCTGGCCAACGTCGAAGAGCCGCACCGGCGGCTGCGCATCCTGGTGGAGAACCACCTGCGCTACTTCATCGACGCCAAGGCGGAGATGAAGGTGCTCTCGCACGAGAGCGAGTCGCTGACCGGCGACTTCCGCCGCCGCGTGAACGACAAGAAGCGCCGGCTGAGCGAGACGGCCATGGAGATC
Above is a window of Longimicrobium sp. DNA encoding:
- a CDS encoding TetR/AcrR family transcriptional regulator, which translates into the protein MTDERSAYDEKLESILRTAARIFAEKGYHQASIRDIARATGVSLSGLYYYFNSKEELLFLIQDHAFGTLLDNLERNLANVEEPHRRLRILVENHLRYFIDAKAEMKVLSHESESLTGDFRRRVNDKKRRLSETAMEILREIRPGGGIDLRVATFSLFGMMNWLYNWHRPGADVPVETLVEDMYRIFLHGYLPDGATVPASADEGAAGEPQPIWRTA